A stretch of the Argentina anserina chromosome 6, drPotAnse1.1, whole genome shotgun sequence genome encodes the following:
- the LOC126801254 gene encoding uncharacterized protein LOC126801254 encodes MKIASLVVVWIVCGLLGFGFTFSYPTSAFDDLVNERSETTVTYSYDRIDEVKKACGFVLSSASELKAEDGRSMKKELFFVNGDWSQEVGKDPIMPFDDREVQSEFLGNRTPSNLASFWLMDVDRNHRSRKSLSVSGLMIIGITVDGSFMDYGYQGNPEFQMWPSHSQMIISFQGIYTETKKNGGERVMCLLGNTMLPSREPDSANPWEWVKASDSSNQPPLSQDDQILLVLHFPMIFNLTNRAIRGELRSLNPKSNPKYFDEVHILSQLGKSAMYEFDSENIVSQACDPYPFDDRLVYGDISNYKGHAMCEILKEVARDQAFTVMPNWRCNGTDEFCSKLGPFVTDKEIKASDGSFEGVKLYMQKIRCEQKAVGGNASSARVSAVFRAVSPMENLYTAAKRSGLNNMTLAAEGIWKSTSGQLCMVGCPGLVDVEGSQCNTRICLYVPTSFSIKQRSILYGSFSSINNTGASYFPLSFEKLVQPSELWNYFRVSSPKYKYTKISSAAVVLERNEPFSVGTVIKKSLLNFPKLEDTEAFELSLSVLSEDLTLHVSALPDPIPKPQPPRVDIQMEILSVGPLFGRYWSPQNVSSAQEETPYNTKSEYTEMQLLLNVSAQLTITGKAYSILSVLYLEGLYDPHVGKMYLVGCRDVRASWEILYESMDLEAGLDCSVEVVVSYPPTTSRWLVNPAAHISVASQRTADDPLYFSTVKLQTLPIMYRKQREDILSRRGIEGILRVLTLSLAICGILSQLFYIRYNVDSVPYMSLVMLAIQAIGYSIPLVTGAEALFKKLSSVSYETSTYDLDKSQWFHILDYTVKLLLMAALLLTLRLCQKVWKSRIRLLTQSPLEPHHVPNDKRVLITTSAIHLIGYVMVLVIHSMRSSRRSIHTKSYKIAREDSRGLWEWETELEEYLRLVQDFFLLPQMIGNLVWQIDCKPLRKLYFIGITLVRLFPHIYDYVRAPSLNPYFAEEYEFVNPSMDFYSNFGDIAIPITAILLALVVYVQQRWNYERLGKMLTFGQCRLLPLGSRMYERLPSSSQAFEAELVSGVNGYARQEKDKENDGVE; translated from the coding sequence ATGAAGATTGCATCTTTGGTTGTTGTTTGGATTGTTTGTGGGTTGTTGGGATTTGGATTCACGTTTTCATACCCTACTTCAGCATTTGATGATCTTGTTAATGAAAGAAGTGAAACCACCGTTACTTATAGCTATGATAGAATAGATGAAGTGAAGAAGGCATGTGGGTTTGTTCTATCTTCTGCTTCAGAACTGAAAGCTGAAGATGGAAGGAGTATGAAAAAGGAGCTCTTTTTTGTTAATGGGGATTGGAGCCAGGAGGTGGGTAAGGATCCAATCATGCCATTTGATGATAGAGAAGTTCAAAGCGAGTTCTTGGGTAATCGAACTCCATCGAACTTGGCTTCATTTTGGCTTATGGATGTTGATCGTAACCATCGATCCAGGAAGTCACTAAGTGTCAGTGGGCTCATGATTATTGGTATCACTGTAGATGGTAGCTTTATGGATTATGGGTACCAAGGAAATCCCGAGTTCCAAATGTGGCCTAGCCATTCACAAATGATAATTTCATTCCAAGGGATTTACACTGAAACCAAGAAGAATGGTGGTGAAAGAGTGATGTGCTTATTGGGGAATACAATGTTGCCATCTCGGGAGCCTGATTCTGCTAATCCATGGGAGTGGGTGAAGGCTTCTGATTCAAGCAACCAACCTCCTCTTTCTCAAGATGATCAGATTCTACTTGTACTTCACTTTCCTATGATTTTCAACTTAACAAATAGGGCTATCAGAGGGGAATTGAGAAGTTTGAATCCAAAGTCAAATCCAAAGTATTTTGATGAGGTTCACATTTTATCACAGTTGGGGAAATCTGCAATGTATGAATTTGATTCAGAAAACATTGTTTCTCAAGCATGTGATCCATACCCTTTTGATGACAGGTTGGTATATGGTGACATTAGCAACTATAAAGGTCATGCTATGTGCGAAATCCTTAAAGAAGTTGCACGAGACCAAGCTTTCACTGTTATGCCAAACTGGAGATGCAATGGCACCGATGAGTTTTGCAGCAAGTTGGGGCCTTTTGTGACAGATAAAGAGATTAAGGCGTCAGATGGAAGTTTTGAAGGGGTTAAACTTTATATGCAGAAAATCAGGTGTGAACAAAAAGCTGTGGGAGGAAATGCCAGTTCTGCAAGGGTTTCAGCTGTATTTAGAGCTGTTTCTCCAATGGAGAATCTGTATACTGCAGCAAAGAGATCTGGTCTTAACAATATGACTCTTGCTGCTGAGGGTATTTGGAAATCTACCAGCGGACAGCTTTGCATGGTTGGTTGCCCTGGGCTTGTTGACGTTGAAGGTAGTCAGTGCAACACTCGAATCTGTTTGTATGTACCTACTTCTTTCTCCATAAAGCAACGAAGCATTCTTTATGGAAGTTTCTCTAGCATCAATAATACTGGTGCATCTTATTTTCCTCTCTCGTTTGAAAAGCTAGTGCAGCCTTCGGAACTGTGGAATTATTTCAGAGTCTCCAGTCCAAAGTACAAGTACACAAAAATCTCTTCAGCTGCTGTTGTGTTGGAAAGAAACGAGCCCTTCAGTGTTGGAACTGTGATCAAGAAATCTTTACTGAATTTTCCCAAACTTGAAGACACAGAAGCTTTTGAACTCAGTCTTTCTGTTCTGTCCGAAGATCTTACCCTTCATGTGTCTGCATTGCCTGATCCTATTCCAAAGCCTCAACCTCCAAGAGTAGACATTCAGATGGAGATTCTCTCAGTGGGTCCCTTGTTTGGTCGCTATTGGTCTCCACAAAATGTTTCCTCTGCACAAGAGGAAACTCCTTACAACACAAAGTCTGAATACACCGAAATGCAGCTCCTTCTGAATGTATCAGCACAACTGACCATCACTGGAAAAGCCTATAGCATTCTTTCTGTGCTATATCTGGAAGGCCTTTATGATCCACATGTTGGAAAGATGTATCTAGTTGGATGCCGGGACGTCCGAGCCTCGTGGGAGATCTTGTATGAGAGCATGGATCTTGAAGCCGGGCTGGATTGTTCGGTAGAGGTGGTTGTGTCATATCCTCCCACTACATCTCGATGGTTAGTTAATCCGGCAGCACATATTTCTGTAGCCAGCCAAAGGACTGCAGATGACCCTCTTTACTTTAGCACAGTCAAGCTCCAAACTCTTCCAATTATGTACAGGAAGCAGCGGGAAGACATTCTCTCTCGTCGGGGGATTGAGGGAATCCTTCGAGTATTGACTCTTTCACTAGCAATTTGTGGAATCTTAAGCCAACTATTTTACATCAGGTATAATGTGGATTCTGTTCCTTACATGTCTCTTGTCATGCTAGCTATCCAAGCCATTGGGTATAGTATTCCTCTGGTCACAGGCGCTGAAGCACTCTTCAAGAAGTTATCTTCTGTATCCTATGAAACATCTACGTATGACCTCGATAAGAGTCAGTGGTTTCATATACTTGATTACACGGTTAAGCTTCTTCTCATGGCGGCATTGTTACTGACTTTACGGCTTTGTCAGAAAGTGTGGAAATCTCGCATCAGGTTGCTTACACAGTCTCCTCTCGAACCACATCATGTCCCTAATGATAAGCGAGTGCTTATAACCACATCAGCTATACATTTGATTGGTTATGTAATGGTTCTAGTCATTCATAGTATGAGGAGCAGCCGAAGATCAATCCACACAAAAAGCTATAAAATTGCCAGGGAAGATTCTCGTGGACTGTGGGAATGGGAAACTGAACTAGAGGAGTATTTGAGACTTGTCCAAGATTTTTTCCTACTCCCCCAGATGATTGGTAACCTGGTGTGGCAGATCGATTGCAAACCACTAAGAAAGTTGTATTTCATTGGGATCACGCTGGTCAGACTCTTTCCTCACATTTATGATTATGTTAGAGCTCCGTCTCTCAACCCTTACTTTGCTGAGGAGTATGAGTTTGTGAACCCAAGTATGGATTTTTACTCCAATTTTGGCGATATTGCCATACCTATTACAGCAATACTCCTTGCACTTGTAGTGTATGTTCAGCAGAGGTGGAATTATGAGAGGCTGGGCAAAATGCTTACTTTTGGGCAATGTAGGCTTCTGCCGTTGGGATCAAGAATGTATGAGAGGTTGCCTTCCAGTTCCCAAGCATTTGAAGCTGAACTTGTTTCTGGTGTCAATGGTTATGCAAGACAAGAGAAAGACAAAGAGAATGATGGTGTAGAATGA